TTGGAGATGATTCGAAATAAACCGATCTTCCACTCGCTCTTTAGATTTCGTTAATGCGCAGAAATCGTTTTCAATGGGAGTTTTTTTCAGAGAATGAATGACAATATCTTTGTCGTTTATTCCTCAAAGAAGAATCTTCAAAAAAAGGAATGGGAAAAATCGGAAATAGAAGAGGATGAAAATCAGTTTGATCCATGCGAAAAGAAACAGAGAAAAAGATAGAGGAAGAGGATGAATCTAATCCAATTTTTATTTTTGGCAATCGGCGTAGAAATTTTTCTTGCCCATCTCACCTACTTTCAGTTTGGTGAAGTCAATTTAGAAAGTTTTAAGGTGTTTGTTCGTTATTCGGGTAGATTTTCGTATCTCACGTTTTTGATTTTGATGATTTCGGAAAACCATCCCAAAAAAATCGAAAAGATACTTTCAAACAAACCCTATTCCGCCTTTGCAATCGTGCACGGAATCCACCTGAGTTTTGTTTTTGCCTATTTATATCTTTCCGGCAAAATTCCGGCCGTTGGTCGTTTGCTTCCTGGAATGTTAGCTTATCTTTTTATCTTTCTTTCTCCTTGGTATGAAAATTCCTTTCTGCAAAAATTGCACCCCAGTCGCTGGACAAGACGCATTTATACTCTGTATATTTGGATAATTTTTGTGATGACCTTCCTCCCGAAAATTTTTAAAACCCCGGCAGAACAAAAAAGCCTTCTTTTCGAATTGTATTTTTTTCTCTCCCTCGGTTTGGGAACGCTTTTGTTTTGGATCGTTCAAGAATGGAAGAATCGAAAAGAAATTTCTCTATAATGGATCGACCCAATGCGTGCATTGCCGGATTGCGAAGCGCACGGATCAGCTCATTCCCCCCTTGCAATTTTGTCTGAATCCTTGAAATGATTGGATCGCTCTTCCTGCGAATAAACGATTTGGATAATCCCAACTTACGTTTGCGTGAGCCGGTAGGAGATGCGGTAAATCCGTTTGGATTGAGTCAGTTCTATTTTGATCGTACTGTTTTTGTAGATCGGTTTCAAATTTCCTAATGTACTCGCGACGACCAAATTTGAGGAATACAGTTCCCTCGGATATCGTAGTACTCCGAATTTTTCACAAACGTTTTTCTGAATTTTTTCCCGTTTGTGCAATTCCAGATGGATCTTAAAATTGAAATCCTGTTCGAACCAATTTCTTTTGGCTTCATTTTTCGAATGAGAATGGAAGAAATTCCATTTGCAGCGGGATGAGTTAAAATACCTTCCTTAAGGAATGGAGTAAAATTTTCCTTTCTGAATCGAACTCCTCCATTCTTCCGCAGTGAGGTACGGATTCTGCGGTTTCAATTTGAGTCTTTTGGATCAAAAGAACGCCGTGTATGATTCCTTATTTTGGTGAAAACGTTATTCGTCTTTAGAGGATTGAAAGAGCTCTTGGCAGGAAGGGATTCCGCCTCCTTCCATCTCTTCGCAAGGAACCTTGAGGAGGTCTTCCATGCACACTTTCACCTTGGCAATTTGTGCGTCTGTTACCTTCGCGTATTCGTCCGGAAGAATGTTCTGGTCTTTTTGTTCTTCCATACACTGATCGACGGAGTAAGCAGAATTCTCTGAAGTCTTTTCGGAAGCAGGTAGAGTTTCGAGATAACGACTCGCACATTCCGCCGTTTTTGTGCAAAGACGTGTGAAGTAATCCTTGCTTAGCTTTTGAACCTCTCCTTTGGAAATGGAAGGCCCTTTTCTACATGTAAAAAAAAGGAAGAATAGAAAAAGAAAGAGGATTAAATTTTTCGCACGTAATGATTTCATTTTAGTTTTGTAAGAATCAGTCGGTTTCCCTCAGGTAGGGATTGGTCGAGATAAAAATGATCCGTAAGTTTTTTTACGAGATAAAGACCGATTCCTTCCTCCCGATAATCATTGGGTTCATAACCTCTGATTTCGGAAAGATTTTTCTGACTCCCGAAGTCGCGAATTCGAATTTCCATTCGATTGTCGAAGAGACCGATTTCTAAAAAGATGGGAAGATTTTTTTTTCCGCCGTAGGAATGTTTGATGACATTCAAGAGACATTCGCCGACTGCAAGTTTTAGATCCGCCGAGTCGCTCGCCGTAAAGCCGTTCTCAAAAGCAAGATTATAAACTAAACTTCGTATAATGGAAAGATAGCGGGGATGAGAGGGAATCTGAAGTCGAAACAGATTCTCAAATTCTTTTTTTTTACCCGAGTCCATTTAGATTTGATTTCAACAAAAAAGAAGAATTGGTTCCGATTTTTATAAACCGGAACCTCGACCATTATCCTCTTGGATGGAATTTTTTATGAACTTCTTTCAGAGTCTTATTTGCCATATGCGTGTAAATCTGAGTGGTAGATATATCGATGTGACCCAAGAGTTCCTGAACGGATTTGAGGTCTGCGTGATTCTCCAAAAGGTGTGTCGCAAAAGAGTGTCTCAGTGTATGAGGAGTTACTTTTTTCGCGATCGTTGTACGTTTGATGTAGTGATTGAGAAGTCTCCAAACCGACTTACGATTGATATACGAACCCTTCTTGGAGACGAATAGGTATTCGCAGTTTCTTGCCTTTAAGATAAAAGGACGGCTTTGTTTTAGATAACGATTCAGGATGTCCAAGGATTTTTCACCGAAGGGAACGAGCCTTTGGCGACCGCCCTTCCCTTCCACTGTGAGGGTCATTCCTTCAAGATCCATATCCGTAAGTTTCAAATTGCAAGCTTCCGAAATTCGAAGACCGGAAGAATAGAGTAATTCGAAAATGCACTTGTCTCTAAGTTCGTAGAGATTGTCTTCCCGGATCGTAGCAAAAAGCTCTTCGATTTCTTCCTGAGTCAGATAATCAGGAATACTTCGCATCACTTCGGGAGTTTCGATTTTTTCAGTCGGGTTGGTATCGAGTTTTTTTTCGTCCTTTAAGAACTTGTAAAACTGTCGGATCGCAACCACTTCTCTTGCGATCGTCTTGGAACTGATCTTTCGATCCTTTTCCTCGTTTAAAAACCGCATGATGTCATTCGCCTGAACTTCAAGGAAATCAATATGTTCCTTTTCCAGAAAGTTCTTAAACTTATTCAAATCGTAACCATAGGAGTAGATCGAGTTGTCGCTTAATCCTTTTTCTACGGAGAGATATTCCTGGAAATTTTGAAGTAGGTTGTTATGTGAAGATGTCACTGTTTTTAGTCCCGTCTGAAATGTTTAACAAGTACTAAATCCTTCGGACGTTTCCTCTCAGGAGAATTAAACTTTTTTATGTTGCCTTAAGGGTTTATTGGAAAATTCTAAACGAAACCCCGGACAAAACCGGTCTAAAACTTCCTTTTTTTCTGTATGTGAGAGTAAAAACTTCTGTATTTATGAGACTAAATATCCGATACGTTTCGTTCTCTTTTTTCATTTGCTCCTTTCTTTTCTGCTCCTCCAGCGAGGATATGATCTGGGACGCAAGAGATTCGCTTTCGAAAGGGAATACAGCTGAGGCGATGCGTTTGTATGAACTCGTTCTTAAAAAAAATCCGAGTCATCTTGAAGCCAACCGCACTCTCGGAATGATTCTCGCTGACAGCGGCCTCGCACTCAATTCGGCGGCATTCTATTTGGAAAAAGCCGAGGCCGTTCTACCGGGAGATTCTTCCCTCTTACTCTATCTTTTAGAAATCCATTTACAAGAAAAAGATAAGGATAAGGTGAAGAGAATTTTAGAAAAATTTTCGAAAGCGAAAGACAAGGATATGGAAAGTTACGCGGTTTTTCTGAAAGATTGTCTTTTGGAGAAACGGAAAAATCTTTCGGAGTTTAACCGTTTTCGTAACAGCGCTATTCCTGCTCTTCTCCCGCCTGCAAGAAGAATGTTTTTAAAATGTGAACTTTCTGTTTATACGACTCCAACTCCATGAAATCCTTTCCGTATTTCAAAACAATTTTTCTTCTGGTCGTCTTGGTATTGTTAGGCGAAATTCTTTTGAGATTATTTCCTCCTGGAGGATTGATCTACAGACTCAGAGATAAACAAGTCCATTGTATCGAAGAATTGGAAATTCCGGAGATTCTTCTCTGTAGAGATTCGGACACGATTCTTCCCCACCCTGCGGGTTTTACCTTTCGAGTTCGTGTGAATGAAATCGGAGAAAGAATCGTCTCTGAAGAAAAATCAATTCCCAAAAACAAGCCAGAAATCTGGCTGATGGGCGACTCCATTGCTTACGGCTTCGGTCAAAACGATGAAGAGACGATTGCCTGGAAATTACAGGAGGCTTTGAAATCCAAGGGGATTCAGGTCCGAAATTTAGGCGTCGATTCTCTAGGAACCGGAGGAATTCAAAGAAGAATGGAGAGGACTTTGGGTTGCGAAGACACGTCCTTTGAAAAAGGCTGTCATCGTCCAAAAGCGGCCTTTTGGATCTACCATCCTTCCGATTTGCAGGACGTTCATCGAGAATTCTATCTTCGCAATTCCCTTACGGGAAGAATGTTTTTCAGAGGTTCTGTCTTCTTATCGAGATACAGCGCTATCTACAACTATTCTAAAATCCAAAGCGAGAACAGGAGACTCGAGAAGTTACGCGCACTTGGTCCGGAACTCATTCCGGAAACTCTCTCCGATTATCCAAATGACCATCCTTCGTTTCAGGAAATGAAAAAGTTTTTCGAGGCTTGTAAAAAGGAAAAAATTGCTCTCACGGTTTTATTGTATCCGAATGGGACTCATTCGCTCACACCTCTTCCCTCCACCCCTCTTTTGGATCAAGTTGCCGAGATCGCAAAAAAGGATGGGATTCCCGTTTTGGACACAAGACCCGATTTTTTAAAACAATACAACGAGAAGAAGACGGACTTTTATTTAAAGAATGATGGGCATCCGAACGCGATCGCGGCGGAGCTGATTACAAAGAGAATCTTAGAAGAAATCGAATAAAAGTTTTTTCTTTTTTTTCGAAAAATTCTCTCTTGAGCCTCCGCCCAGGAACCGTTCTCGGTATGGGCGTGTTATTAATCAAAACGGATCATTCTCTCGAATCCATTCTTCAAGAAGACCGAATGAACGTTGCAACTCTCTTGATACCGGATTCGACCTTATCTCTTTATTCGGAACCAGAAAGGCGGATTCTTCCCAAAAGATTACCGGATCTTTTGAGACGTTATGCGAAATTATTGACCGCGAGTTCAAGATTGGGAAGGAATGCCGGCACCATTTTATACCAGAATGGTGCGGGTCCGAAAAAAATGAAACGAATGAACGTCCGGGTGAGCACGGGTAGTTGGGCCTTGTTGGGAGCGCTTGCACATGCACACGGAGTGTCTCGTTGTTTTCTTTTTAACTATATGCTGTGGTTGGATCGCGTGGAAGTCGGAGATTCTATCGTGAGAACGATGAATGAGGGAGGTCCTACGTTTCATCGGAATTACAGTTATATCCTCCACCTCGATCTTCTGAATAATAAGATTTCACGTTCCCTCAAATGTGCTCCGGAGGATGCTTTTTACGTTCTGGATTATCGAGACTGGTTTCCTTCCTAAAGTCCGGTCGCAAAATACTTCCCGTCCTTCTCCATCGAATTCTCAACGCCAAAAAAAAGGAGACGTATGCCCAAATTCATCTTTTTTTAATTTTTTTCGGATAAAACGGCAAGATAGAGTTAGAATTGAAAGTAAAGAAACGGCTGGCTTACCGTTACACTATATAAAATAAAGCCGACTACAACCATCATTCCAGCAAGAGGATAAACAACCCAAGGTTCATCCTGAATCTTCTCCATCCAGGCTTGTCTCTTCTCTTGCAAAAAATCCGAACCGAATAACACAAAAACAGCGAGCAAAACGGCAATCGGGATTCTTAAACTCTGACCGCTCTCAAAGGAAAAACTTCGTTTCACAATTGCGAACGCAAGATCCAAACTCGTCTCGTATCCATAATCTGGCGAAGCTTTTGCTCGAAAGAAAAACATCGAAAAGGAAAACACAAAGAACGGATACGCATACTTGATCCATTCCGGAATCTTATCCCAGCCTCTCTTGAGAATCGAAAACGAAAAAATAAATCTTTCGAAAACCATCACACTCGCGTGACAGGCTCCCCAGATGATAAAGTTCCAATCGGCCCCGTGCCAGAGTCCGCTCACAAAGGTCGTGATAAAGACGTTGAAATAGGCGCGAATAACGCTCACTCGGTTTCCACCGAGAGAGATATAAATATAATCCCGAAGCCAAGATGAAAAGGAAATATGCCATCTTCTCCAGAACTCCGTTACAGTCTGAGAAAGAAATGGTCTCGTAAAGTTTTCCGGGATTCTATATCCCATAATCCTTCCCGTGCCGATCGCCACATCCGAATATCCGGAGAAATCGCAATAAATCTGAAAAGAGAACAAGAAAGAAGTGATGAGCAAGGAAAAAGAATCATAAGCCCCCGGATTGGTAAATACGGGATCGA
This window of the Leptospira stimsonii genome carries:
- a CDS encoding tetratricopeptide repeat protein; this translates as MIWDARDSLSKGNTAEAMRLYELVLKKNPSHLEANRTLGMILADSGLALNSAAFYLEKAEAVLPGDSSLLLYLLEIHLQEKDKDKVKRILEKFSKAKDKDMESYAVFLKDCLLEKRKNLSEFNRFRNSAIPALLPPARRMFLKCELSVYTTPTP
- a CDS encoding LA_2478/LA_2722/LA_4182 family protein; its protein translation is MKSLRAKNLILFLFLFFLFFTCRKGPSISKGEVQKLSKDYFTRLCTKTAECASRYLETLPASEKTSENSAYSVDQCMEEQKDQNILPDEYAKVTDAQIAKVKVCMEDLLKVPCEEMEGGGIPSCQELFQSSKDE
- a CDS encoding DUF1564 domain-containing protein, which translates into the protein MGVLLIKTDHSLESILQEDRMNVATLLIPDSTLSLYSEPERRILPKRLPDLLRRYAKLLTASSRLGRNAGTILYQNGAGPKKMKRMNVRVSTGSWALLGALAHAHGVSRCFLFNYMLWLDRVEVGDSIVRTMNEGGPTFHRNYSYILHLDLLNNKISRSLKCAPEDAFYVLDYRDWFPS
- a CDS encoding MBOAT family O-acyltransferase, which gives rise to MLFNSVQYLIFAPVVILVYFWLPARFQRFWLLVASLYFYAIFKIPFILLLIYSIVLTYFSVKGMESTSSRFWKLTYLNIAVWGNLSLLYVFKYMDFSLQAWNVFTKSAPCDPMYVSLTGAMLPMGISFFTLQAISYAVDVYRGTVPQARSLFQFALFLSFFPQLVAGPIIRAQDMLHQFLENYTYRKENLLPGVRQLAWGLFKKTFVADPISLTVDPVFTNPGAYDSFSLLITSFLFSFQIYCDFSGYSDVAIGTGRIMGYRIPENFTRPFLSQTVTEFWRRWHISFSSWLRDYIYISLGGNRVSVIRAYFNVFITTFVSGLWHGADWNFIIWGACHASVMVFERFIFSFSILKRGWDKIPEWIKYAYPFFVFSFSMFFFRAKASPDYGYETSLDLAFAIVKRSFSFESGQSLRIPIAVLLAVFVLFGSDFLQEKRQAWMEKIQDEPWVVYPLAGMMVVVGFILYSVTVSQPFLYFQF
- a CDS encoding LA_2486 family SGNH/GDSL-type esterase, yielding MKSFPYFKTIFLLVVLVLLGEILLRLFPPGGLIYRLRDKQVHCIEELEIPEILLCRDSDTILPHPAGFTFRVRVNEIGERIVSEEKSIPKNKPEIWLMGDSIAYGFGQNDEETIAWKLQEALKSKGIQVRNLGVDSLGTGGIQRRMERTLGCEDTSFEKGCHRPKAAFWIYHPSDLQDVHREFYLRNSLTGRMFFRGSVFLSRYSAIYNYSKIQSENRRLEKLRALGPELIPETLSDYPNDHPSFQEMKKFFEACKKEKIALTVLLYPNGTHSLTPLPSTPLLDQVAEIAKKDGIPVLDTRPDFLKQYNEKKTDFYLKNDGHPNAIAAELITKRILEEIE
- a CDS encoding ATP-binding protein — encoded protein: MDSGKKKEFENLFRLQIPSHPRYLSIIRSLVYNLAFENGFTASDSADLKLAVGECLLNVIKHSYGGKKNLPIFLEIGLFDNRMEIRIRDFGSQKNLSEIRGYEPNDYREEGIGLYLVKKLTDHFYLDQSLPEGNRLILTKLK
- the xerD gene encoding site-specific tyrosine recombinase XerD produces the protein MTSSHNNLLQNFQEYLSVEKGLSDNSIYSYGYDLNKFKNFLEKEHIDFLEVQANDIMRFLNEEKDRKISSKTIAREVVAIRQFYKFLKDEKKLDTNPTEKIETPEVMRSIPDYLTQEEIEELFATIREDNLYELRDKCIFELLYSSGLRISEACNLKLTDMDLEGMTLTVEGKGGRQRLVPFGEKSLDILNRYLKQSRPFILKARNCEYLFVSKKGSYINRKSVWRLLNHYIKRTTIAKKVTPHTLRHSFATHLLENHADLKSVQELLGHIDISTTQIYTHMANKTLKEVHKKFHPRG